The proteins below come from a single Rosa rugosa chromosome 2, drRosRugo1.1, whole genome shotgun sequence genomic window:
- the LOC133734135 gene encoding uncharacterized protein LOC133734135, protein MYAPFGGPIGSKPGSAGAPPDPEMASAEHLVLELSNPELRENALLELSKKRELFQDLAPLLWNSFGTVAALLQEIVSIYPVLSPPNLTPAQSNRVCNALALLQCVASHPDTRMYFLNAHIPLYLYPFLNTTSKSRPFEYLRLTSLGVIGALVKVDDTEVISFLLSTEIIPLCLRTMEMGSELSKTVATFIVQKILLDDVGLDYICTTAERFFAVGRVLGNMVASLADQHSSRLLKHIIRCYLRLSENPRACDALRSCLPDILRDATFSVCLREDQTTRRWLQQLLHNVGVSRVPGLQAGAGFDHMMVNQ, encoded by the exons ATGTACGCACCGTTTGGAGGTCCGATTGGTTCTAAACCCGGTTCAGCCGGAGCCCCACCCGACCCGGAAATGGCGTCGGCGGAGCACTTGGTTCTTGAACTCAGCAACCCCGAGCTTCGTGAGAATGCTCTCCTCGAACTCTCCAAG AAGAGAGAACTGTTTCAAGATTTGGCCCCATTGTTGTGGAATTCTTTCGGTACCGTTGCTGCTCTGTTGCAG GAAATAGTTTCAATATACCCTGTTTTATCACCACCAAATCTAACTCCTGCCCAATCAAATCGAGTTTGCAATGCTCTTGCTCTGCTCCAG tgtgTTGCTTCTCACCCAGACACAAGGATGTATTTCCTTAATG CTCATATACCTTTATATTTGTACCCTTTTCTTAATACTACAAGTAAGTCAAGACCTTTTGAGTACTTAAGGCTTACCAGCTTAGGTGTCATTGGCGCCTTGGTGAAG GTTGATGACACAGAAGTGATTAGCTTCCTTCTCTCAACGGAAATAATTCCCCTATGCCTTCGCACTATGGAAATGGGCAGTGAGCTGTCAAAAACA GTTGCCACATTTATTGTTCAAAAGATTTTGTTGGATGATGTGGGCTTGGATTATATTTGTACTACAGCAGAGCGGTTTTTTGCAGTAGGTCGAGTGTTGGGGAATATGGTTGCATCACTTGCTGATCAACATTCATCGCGTTTATTAAAACATATCATCCGTTGTTACCTTAGATTATCCGAAAACCCGAG GGCTTGTGATGCTTTAAGAAGTTGTCTTCCTGACATTTTAAGAGATGCTACCTTCAGTGTCTGCCTTCGG GAAGATCAAACTACAAGGAGATGGCTGCAGCAGTTGCTTCACAATGTTGGAGTTAGTCGGGTTCCTGGGCTTCAGGCTGGGGCAGGGTTTGATCATATGATGGTGAATCAATAG